The Leishmania braziliensis MHOM/BR/75/M2904 complete genome, chromosome 30 genome segment CTCGTTGCAGACGATGCACATAAGACCGTTGGTCTTACGTGCTAAGtacgccagcagcgctgcccggTCCACGCAGTGGGCCTCCAGCGGAATAGTGAAGTTGTGCACGCACTCTAAATGGTGCACGTTTGACTCCACAGTCGAGGAGAGAAAGCCGCAGAACATGCAGCGCACCTCGCTCGTGTCCTCCTCCCGTTCCTCGACGACTACCTTTGGACCCGCCTTCTTTGTATcaccacgcgcagcagcactttTTTTGGCGTTGTGGCGACGATGCAGCCCCAtcgccgcgctgccgagCGACGTCGATGTCAACATACTCGCCGCCTCCGAGTCACGTGTTAtgatgcgctgctccttTCGCATGAGATGCGCTGTTGAGCGGACGTGCGTCTGCAGTGTTTGGACAGAGCGAAACGTCTTGTTGCACAGGGTGCACGAGTAGACCGGCGTGCAGTTCTCGTCCAAGACGGTGCCCTCCACTTCCTTGCTGGTGAGGCGGTGCTCCTGCTGCGAGAGTGGGCGCAGGCCGTCGACGCGGCGGCGTACGTTTGTGAGGTGAAACTCCGATTCGTAGTGCGCAcgcagtgcctcctccttcgccaaCACTACGTTGCACGTACCACAGCGAGACATGGTGAGGTTGACGAGCCCAGACTACGCAGGAGCGGCAAACCCAAGaccaaacaaaaaagagaagcagatGAGTGGAGGCGAGGGGTAGCTTCGTCCGGGGCACGATGCAAAGCACAACGCAGCACCTGGGAAACCACGACAAGGTAGCGAAAGTAACTtcggaggagagggggtgaaGTGCGGCTGTCGGCAAAGTGATgttgaaggaggagggaaccGAGTACAACAGGAAACAGGACACTtagggaagagagagagagagagagtgaacAATAGcggaaaaaagaaaataaaGCCACTGCTCGATTAATCGTGGTGCTGCCTGTATGTGGGGCGGTCTACAAGCGAAGACACAAAAGAGGAGAGTGGAGGTTGATCAGTTT includes the following:
- a CDS encoding conserved zinc-finger protein, whose protein sequence is MSRCGTCNVVLAKEEALRAHYESEFHLTNVRRRVDGLRPLSQQEHRLTSKEVEGTVLDENCTPVYSCTLCNKTFRSVQTLQTHVRSTAHLMRKEQRIITRDSEAASMLTSTSLGSAAMGLHRRHNAKKSAAARGDTKKAGPKVVVEEREEDTSEVRCMFCGFLSSTVESNVHHLECVHNFTIPLEAHCVDRAALLAYLARKTNGLMCIVCNEHTRSFKSLEALRDHMRETNHERLILSPEYQEFYDVALDDPESVKPVPLEGVRGDELVLTHDKATGKKRILMKREGDVPRTRPRETEEQNEKRMSILAAEKETRALATRELKELIVTQNKEAAWVAKRSGGERHDLQLDVGMRTNKLHPKGYDGNMMFS